One window from the genome of Gammaproteobacteria bacterium encodes:
- a CDS encoding Histidine kinase: MEFTDSVRAILDEKGANVHCIEPDQTVYEAIERMSRLSVGALVVLEEDKKIVGILSERDYARKIILAGRTSRETLVRAIMTINVITASPSDTVDTCMKILNKYQIRHIPIVEEEKLVGIISTSDLVRWIISRQNETIEQLEHYITSGYVR, translated from the coding sequence ATGGAATTCACAGATTCCGTTCGCGCAATACTTGATGAAAAAGGTGCCAATGTTCACTGCATTGAACCTGATCAAACCGTTTACGAGGCTATCGAACGCATGTCTCGGTTGAGCGTGGGTGCGTTGGTAGTGCTGGAAGAAGATAAAAAAATCGTTGGAATCCTTTCCGAACGTGATTATGCCCGCAAGATTATTCTTGCCGGACGCACATCCCGTGAAACCTTGGTGCGCGCTATCATGACGATAAACGTCATTACTGCATCTCCGTCGGACACGGTCGATACCTGCATGAAAATCTTAAATAAGTATCAGATTCGACATATTCCCATCGTGGAAGAAGAAAAATTGGTTGGAATAATCAGCACCAGCGATCTTGTTCGCTGGATAATCAGTCGACAGAATGAGACCATTGAACAACTGGAGCACTATATTACAAGTGGTTATGTACGTTGA